From Mytilus galloprovincialis chromosome 9, xbMytGall1.hap1.1, whole genome shotgun sequence, the proteins below share one genomic window:
- the LOC143045880 gene encoding dnaJ homolog subfamily B member 14-like: MTQNKDKDNSHESNTAYTEDQQVLVNRTLFYQECMYYDILEVPRRSPIEVISKSYRRLSLQLHPDKNKAPRAEEACKVINNAYDKLSDTESKHLYDTVELPNIEEHLRQRNRSHSYPAEAEQNAQNQTYCDHQQTFVRPKTYFERMDEDFVKFLLLVGIPILILLLYPVISYLFSSNEIFMLRRSGVYTEQRFTSVRRIPYYVKKGYQPSNLQAYHDLENNVELKYYRNKNQYS; this comes from the exons ATGACACAAAATAAAGATAAGGACAATAGCCATGAAAGCAATACTGCATATACCGAAGACCAACAAGTACTTGTGAACAG GACACTATTCTATCAAGAATGTATGTATTACGACATCCTTGAAGTTCCGAGACGGTCACCTATAGAAGTTATATCAAAGTCGTACAGGAGGCTGTCCTTACAACTACATCCTGATAAAAATAAAGCACCAAGAGCAGAGGAAGCATGCAAAG TGATAAACAACGCTTATGACAAACTCAGTGATACCGAGAGTAAACATCTATATGACACAGTAGAGCTACCCAATATAGAAGAACACTTAAGACAGAGGAACAGGTCTCATAGTTATCCAG CGGAAGCAGaacaaaatgcacaaaatcagACATATTGTGATCATCAACAAACGTTTGTACGACCGAAAACTTATTTTGAAAGAATGGACGAAGATTTT GTCAAATTTTTATTGTTGGTTGGTATACCTATACTTATTCTATTGTTGTATCCAGTCATCAGCTATCTGTTTTCATCTAACGAGATTTTCATGCTGCGTAGATCAGg AGTATACACAGAACAACGTTTCACTAGTGTGAGAAGAATCCCTTACTATGTAAAGAAAGGCTATCAACCAAGTAATCTACAAGCATACCATGATTTGGAGAACAATGTAGAATTGAAATATTATAGAAATAAGAACCAGTATTCATAA
- the LOC143047041 gene encoding paired box protein Pax-3-like: protein MGSGTMTAKSKRQRTKYTKEQLEALERVFISNQYPDSLTTDELADQLEISNEKVSIWFQNRRSKFKRQCKDSQVTWMRNQVYDQENRPPVLTIPSEPRLPMKPTSDILGRPHVLTVSTANLQNTVDNKKPVSNLHYKPNADVLSTPLPWEHNFGYTTPSPPFDYSSCANDILKDCSVNPATTRPDYPIDIQYRGHVTPPGFWSPYVTSSIQPAPVRSCMFSNYPFFPQTQVTNQQLTLL, encoded by the exons ATGGGTAGTGGAACAATGACAGCAAAATCAAAGCGCCAAAGAACTAAATATACCAAAGAACAG CTTGAAGCCTTGGAGAGAGTGTTTATCAGTAACCAGTACCCAGATTCTCTCACTACAGACGAATTAGCTGATCAGTTAGAAATCTCAAATGAAAAGGTGTCT ATCTGGTTTCAAAACAGAAGATCTAAGTTTAAGAGACAATGCAAGGATTCACAAGTTACATGGATGAGAAATCAAGTGTATGACCAAGAAAACAGACCGCCAGTATTAACCATCCCAAGTGAACCGAGACTACCAATGAAGCCAACATCAGATATTTTAGGAAGACCACATGTTTTAACAGTTTCAACAGCAAATCTCCAAAACACCGTCGATAATAAGAAACCAGTTTCAAA CTTACACTACAAGCCTAATGCTGACGTACTGTCCACACCTTTACCATGGGAGCATAACTTTGGATATACGACACCATCACCACCGTTTGACTATTCGTCTTGTGCAAATGACATTTTGAAAGACTGCAGTGTGAACCCAGCAACGACAAGACCAGACTATCCAATCGATATACAGTACCGCGGCCATGTGACTCCACCTGGTTTCTGGTCACCGTACGTTACAAGTTCTATTCAACCAGCACCTGTCCGATCATGCATGTTTTCTAACTATCCATTCTTTCCACAAACGCAAGTGACCAATCAGCAGTTGACTTTATTATAA